A region from the Mycobacterium heidelbergense genome encodes:
- a CDS encoding Cof-type HAD-IIB family hydrolase: MNKPALIACDVDGTLFDENETISPRTRDAVRAAVAAGAHFVVATGRPPRWIRPVVEALGFAPIAVCANGAVVYDPENDRVLSTRTLPVDTLAELAELATRVIPGAGLAVERIGERAHDTATPQFISSPGYEHAWLNPDNTEVSIDDLLSAPAIKLLIRKTGARSADMAAELAKHVGIEGDITYSTNNGLVEIVPLGISKASGVEEIARPLGIASDEVAAFGDMPNDIPMLAWAGHGVAMGNAHPDVRAVADEVTTPNSDDGVGRVLERWWC, encoded by the coding sequence GTGAATAAGCCGGCGCTCATCGCCTGTGACGTCGACGGCACGTTGTTCGACGAAAACGAAACCATCAGCCCGCGAACCCGCGACGCGGTGCGTGCCGCGGTGGCCGCCGGTGCGCATTTCGTCGTGGCAACCGGCCGCCCGCCGCGCTGGATACGTCCCGTCGTCGAGGCGCTGGGGTTCGCCCCAATTGCGGTGTGCGCCAACGGCGCCGTCGTCTACGACCCCGAGAACGATCGGGTGCTGTCCACCCGCACCCTGCCCGTCGACACCCTGGCCGAGCTGGCCGAACTCGCGACCCGCGTCATCCCGGGCGCGGGGCTGGCCGTCGAGCGGATCGGCGAGCGCGCTCATGACACCGCCACCCCCCAGTTCATCAGCTCGCCGGGCTACGAGCATGCATGGCTCAACCCGGACAACACCGAGGTCTCGATCGACGACCTGCTCAGCGCGCCGGCGATCAAGCTGCTGATCCGCAAGACCGGGGCCCGCAGCGCCGACATGGCCGCCGAGTTGGCCAAGCACGTCGGTATCGAGGGCGACATCACCTATTCCACCAACAACGGGCTGGTGGAGATCGTGCCGCTGGGCATCAGCAAGGCCAGCGGCGTCGAAGAGATCGCCAGGCCGCTGGGCATCGCCAGCGACGAGGTTGCGGCGTTCGGCGACATGCCCAACGACATCCCGATGTTGGCGTGGGCCGGTCATGGCGTGGCGATGGGAAATGCGCACCCCGACGTGCGGGCCGTCGCCGACGAGGTCACCACGCCCAACAGCGACGATGGTGTGGGACGGGTGCTGGAACGCTGGTGGTGTTAG
- a CDS encoding PE family protein translates to MSFVVTTPELVTAAAANLAGIGSALGEATAAAAGPTTGVAAAAADEVSVAISRLFGAYGQEFHAVTAQAAAFHDEFVTLLNGGAAAYVSTEIANAEQGLLNAPAHTVLSGVAAAAAVPGGAYQQLFANTAANLQALYGAWAGDPLPFLRQFIVNQQGYWRQVATALASAIQNLPANVANLPTAIRAGVQELLAFNAAYYVQQFIATQIGFAQAFASSLNNAVTSLVAGLPAFHAGLQMAFHAVMAGDYNGAVNDVAQAFANLLVTGLDTSNVTGGLVGTTAVVTTIPKLLGPLGDLFNIMNIPGQEAQYLTNLMPPSILRQVSQNFTNVLNTLTLPNIVATVMVPLLAPQTGSLSAFFGLPLVLTYAAAGAPIATLNGLATSATAIQQALLAGNGVAALGALADAPAVMANGFLNSNVLVDMTMPVPVNLPYPFPSFTAQIILHLPFDGILVPPHPITATLDLSSLGVQSFPVTVFGTPFMGLAPLLINFLPQQLADAITPPG, encoded by the coding sequence GTGTCATTCGTGGTCACAACGCCGGAGTTGGTCACGGCCGCCGCCGCGAACCTGGCAGGTATCGGGTCGGCCCTCGGCGAGGCGACCGCGGCGGCCGCGGGTCCCACGACCGGCGTCGCGGCCGCGGCCGCCGATGAGGTGTCCGTCGCGATCTCCCGGCTGTTCGGCGCGTACGGCCAGGAATTTCACGCCGTCACCGCCCAGGCGGCGGCGTTTCACGACGAGTTCGTGACCCTGTTGAACGGCGGGGCGGCGGCGTATGTCAGCACCGAAATCGCCAACGCCGAGCAGGGCCTGCTGAACGCGCCGGCCCACACGGTCCTGAGCGGGGTTGCCGCCGCCGCCGCCGTCCCGGGCGGCGCGTACCAGCAGCTCTTTGCCAACACGGCCGCCAACCTGCAAGCCCTCTACGGCGCCTGGGCCGGCGACCCGTTGCCGTTCCTGCGCCAGTTCATCGTCAACCAGCAGGGCTATTGGCGGCAGGTCGCCACGGCGCTCGCGAGCGCCATCCAAAACCTCCCCGCCAACGTGGCGAACCTGCCCACGGCCATCCGGGCCGGCGTCCAGGAGCTTCTGGCCTTCAACGCGGCGTATTACGTGCAGCAGTTCATCGCCACACAGATCGGCTTCGCCCAGGCATTCGCCTCGTCGCTGAACAACGCGGTCACCAGCCTCGTGGCCGGGCTGCCCGCTTTCCACGCGGGGCTCCAGATGGCCTTTCACGCGGTCATGGCGGGCGATTACAACGGCGCGGTCAACGATGTGGCGCAGGCCTTCGCGAATCTCTTGGTCACCGGGCTCGACACCAGCAACGTGACGGGTGGTCTGGTGGGTACCACGGCAGTGGTCACGACGATCCCCAAATTGCTTGGCCCGCTGGGTGATCTGTTCAACATCATGAATATCCCCGGGCAAGAGGCGCAGTACCTCACCAACCTGATGCCCCCGTCCATCCTCAGGCAGGTGTCGCAGAATTTCACCAACGTTCTCAACACGCTGACGCTGCCGAACATCGTTGCGACAGTTATGGTTCCGTTGCTGGCCCCGCAGACCGGATCGCTCAGCGCCTTCTTCGGGTTGCCGCTGGTGCTCACCTACGCCGCCGCGGGCGCGCCGATCGCGACCCTCAACGGTCTCGCGACCAGCGCGACGGCGATTCAGCAGGCCCTGTTGGCCGGCAACGGCGTGGCGGCGCTCGGGGCGCTCGCCGACGCTCCAGCCGTCATGGCGAACGGCTTCCTCAACAGCAATGTCCTCGTGGATATGACGATGCCGGTGCCGGTGAATCTTCCATATCCTTTCCCGAGCTTTACCGCCCAGATCATCCTGCACCTGCCTTTCGACGGGATTCTCGTTCCGCCCCACCCGATTACGGCTACGCTGGACCTGAGTTCGCTTGGGGTGCAGTCTTTCCCCGTGACGGTCTTCGGCACGCCGTTCATGGGACTCGCACCCTTGCTGATCAACTTCCTGCCTCAGCAGCTCGCCGACGCCATCACGCCCCCGGGGTAG
- a CDS encoding MBL fold metallo-hydrolase produces MQVTSVGHAGFLIQTHAGNILCDPWVNPAYFASWFPFPDNSALDWDKLGDCDYLYVSHLHKDHFDARNLAEHVNKDAVVLLPDFPVPDLRNALQKIGFHRFLETTDSVKHRVSGPKGDLDFMIIALRAPADGPIGDSALVVSDGTTTLFNMNDARPVDLDVLAAEFGHVDVHLLQYSGAIWYPMVYDMPARAKESFGIQKRQRQMDRARQYIAQVGATWVVPSAGPPCFLDPELRHLNDDRGDPANIFPDQMVFLDQMRTHGHDRGLLMVPGSVADFTGAALNSLTHPLPADLGAPPACGGVEAIFTTGKAAYIADYADRMAPVLAAERASWAPAAGEPLLEQLRALFEPIMLQSDEICDGIGSPVELVIGPEKVILDFPKRAVRERIPDEKVRYGFAIAPELVRTVLRDREPDWVNTIFLSTRFTAWRVGGYNEYLYTFFKCLTDERIAYADGWFAETHDDSASITLDGWEIQRRCPHLKADLSRFGVVEGNTLTCNLHGWQWRLDDGHCLTARGHQLRSSRK; encoded by the coding sequence GTGCAGGTCACGAGCGTAGGCCACGCCGGATTTCTGATCCAGACCCACGCGGGCAACATCCTGTGCGACCCCTGGGTCAATCCCGCCTACTTCGCGTCCTGGTTCCCCTTCCCGGACAACAGCGCGCTCGACTGGGACAAGTTGGGTGACTGCGACTACCTGTACGTCTCCCACCTGCACAAGGACCACTTCGACGCGAGGAACCTGGCCGAGCACGTCAACAAGGACGCGGTGGTGCTGCTGCCCGACTTTCCGGTGCCAGACCTGCGAAATGCGTTGCAGAAGATAGGCTTCCATCGTTTCCTTGAGACCACCGACTCGGTCAAGCACCGGGTCAGCGGACCCAAGGGCGACCTCGACTTCATGATCATCGCCCTTCGGGCCCCGGCCGACGGCCCGATCGGCGATTCCGCACTGGTCGTTTCCGACGGCACGACAACGCTTTTCAACATGAACGACGCCCGGCCGGTCGACCTGGACGTGCTGGCGGCCGAGTTCGGCCACGTGGATGTGCATCTGCTGCAGTACTCCGGGGCGATCTGGTACCCGATGGTCTACGACATGCCGGCCCGCGCCAAAGAGTCGTTCGGCATCCAGAAACGGCAACGGCAGATGGACCGCGCCCGTCAGTACATCGCCCAGGTCGGGGCGACCTGGGTGGTGCCGTCGGCGGGGCCGCCGTGCTTTTTGGACCCCGAGTTGCGCCACCTCAACGACGACCGCGGCGACCCGGCCAACATCTTTCCCGACCAGATGGTGTTCCTGGATCAGATGCGCACGCACGGGCACGATCGCGGCCTGCTGATGGTCCCTGGATCGGTTGCGGACTTCACTGGCGCGGCGTTGAATTCGCTGACCCATCCGCTGCCGGCCGACCTGGGGGCACCCCCCGCTTGCGGGGGCGTCGAGGCCATCTTCACCACCGGCAAGGCGGCCTACATCGCCGACTACGCCGACCGGATGGCGCCCGTCCTGGCCGCCGAGCGGGCCAGCTGGGCCCCGGCCGCCGGCGAGCCACTGCTGGAACAACTCCGCGCGCTGTTCGAGCCGATCATGCTGCAAAGCGACGAGATCTGCGACGGCATCGGCTCCCCCGTCGAGCTCGTCATCGGTCCCGAGAAGGTGATCTTAGACTTCCCGAAACGTGCTGTGCGCGAACGGATTCCCGACGAGAAGGTCCGCTACGGCTTCGCCATAGCGCCGGAGCTGGTCCGCACCGTCCTGCGCGATCGCGAACCGGACTGGGTCAACACCATCTTCTTGTCCACCCGCTTCACGGCCTGGCGGGTGGGCGGTTACAACGAATACCTGTACACGTTCTTCAAGTGCCTGACCGACGAACGGATCGCCTACGCCGACGGGTGGTTCGCCGAGACCCACGACGACTCGGCGTCGATCACGCTGGACGGCTGGGAGATTCAGCGTCGTTGCCCCCACCTCAAGGCCGACCTGTCGAGATTCGGTGTGGTGGAGGGGAACACGTTGACCTGTAACCTGCACGGGTGGCAGTGGCGATTGGACGATGGCCACTGCCTGACCGCTCGGGGCCACCAGCTGCGAAGCTCACGGAAATGA
- a CDS encoding LGFP repeat-containing protein: MSSRRRAPTTLLTAIAATVVIVSWVGHATRDRGAPDPPPTRDATQLAEQPLIGLGGGVTVRELTQDTPFSLVALTGDLAGTSTRVRAKRTDGSWGPWYQTEYETAAPDSGRAGTEGSARAAGSLEGPRSTDPVFVGTTRTVQIAVTRPIDAAVTQPPAPPGDRANNDLGYRPASKEQPYAQNISAILISPPQAPARTHWTPPAGVMMPGQPPSIISRAEWGADESLRCGTPQYDNGIRAAVIHHTAGSNDYSPLESAGIVKAIYTYHSKTLGWCDIAYNALVDKYGQVFEGSAGGLTKAVEAFHTGGFNRNTWGVAMIGNFDDVPPTPLQLRAVGRLLGWRLGMDGVDPKGTVALESAGSHYTTFPAGAIANLPTIFTHRDVGNTDCPGNAAYALMDEIRDIASHFNDPPEELIKALQGGAIYDHWLAIGGVNSVLGSPTSPEDSAEGDARYATFVKGAMYWSPETGPQPITGAIYDAWASLSYERGPLGLPTSAEIQEPLQITQNFQHGVLNYERLTGNVTEVVDGITTPLSTQSPSGPTVPPEHFSLPSHPAAT; this comes from the coding sequence GTGTCGTCCCGCAGGCGTGCGCCCACGACGTTGCTCACCGCCATCGCGGCGACCGTCGTCATCGTCTCGTGGGTCGGCCACGCGACACGCGACCGCGGCGCGCCCGACCCGCCGCCGACCCGCGACGCCACCCAACTCGCCGAGCAGCCTCTGATCGGGCTCGGCGGCGGCGTCACGGTCCGCGAACTCACTCAGGACACACCGTTTTCGTTGGTGGCGCTCACCGGCGACCTCGCCGGCACGTCCACCCGGGTGCGCGCGAAGCGCACCGACGGGTCGTGGGGACCGTGGTATCAGACCGAGTATGAAACCGCCGCGCCCGACAGCGGCCGGGCGGGCACCGAGGGATCGGCCCGGGCGGCCGGCTCGCTCGAGGGGCCCCGCAGCACGGATCCGGTGTTCGTGGGCACCACCAGGACCGTTCAGATCGCGGTTACCCGCCCGATCGATGCGGCGGTGACACAGCCTCCCGCCCCACCGGGCGACCGGGCGAACAACGACTTGGGGTACCGGCCGGCATCCAAGGAACAGCCCTACGCGCAGAACATCTCCGCGATCCTGATCTCCCCGCCGCAAGCGCCGGCCAGGACGCACTGGACGCCGCCGGCCGGGGTCATGATGCCCGGCCAGCCGCCCAGCATCATCAGCCGAGCGGAGTGGGGCGCCGACGAGTCGCTGCGATGCGGTACTCCCCAGTACGACAACGGGATTCGCGCGGCGGTCATCCACCACACCGCGGGCAGCAACGATTACTCCCCGCTCGAATCGGCCGGGATCGTCAAGGCGATCTACACCTACCACAGCAAAACCCTGGGTTGGTGCGACATCGCCTACAACGCGCTGGTCGACAAATACGGCCAGGTATTCGAGGGCAGCGCCGGGGGGCTCACCAAGGCCGTCGAGGCCTTTCATACCGGCGGATTCAACCGCAACACCTGGGGTGTGGCGATGATCGGCAACTTCGACGACGTGCCGCCGACGCCGCTCCAGCTGCGAGCCGTGGGCCGGCTGCTCGGCTGGCGGCTGGGCATGGATGGCGTCGACCCCAAGGGCACGGTGGCATTGGAGTCCGCCGGCAGCCACTACACCACCTTTCCGGCCGGCGCCATCGCGAACCTGCCCACCATCTTCACCCACCGCGACGTCGGAAACACCGACTGCCCGGGCAATGCGGCTTACGCCCTGATGGACGAAATCCGCGACATCGCCTCGCATTTCAACGATCCGCCCGAGGAGTTGATCAAGGCGCTGCAGGGCGGCGCCATCTACGACCACTGGCTGGCGATCGGCGGCGTGAACAGCGTCCTGGGCTCACCCACCTCGCCGGAAGACAGCGCGGAAGGTGATGCCCGCTATGCCACTTTCGTCAAGGGCGCGATGTACTGGTCGCCCGAGACGGGCCCGCAGCCGATCACCGGCGCGATTTACGACGCCTGGGCCTCGCTCAGCTACGAGCGGGGTCCACTGGGGCTGCCGACCAGCGCGGAAATACAAGAGCCGCTGCAGATTACGCAGAACTTTCAGCACGGAGTGCTGAACTACGAACGGCTCACCGGAAACGTCACCGAGGTCGTCGACGGCATCACGACGCCGCTGTCGACGCAATCCCCGAGCGGCCCAACGGTGCCCCCCGAGCACTTCTCGCTACCGTCTCACCCGGCCGCCACCTAG
- a CDS encoding PirG, which yields MPNRRRRKLSTAMSAVAALAVASPCAYFLVYESTTGSKPPEHHEFKRAAVMSDLPGELIGALSQGLSQFGINLPPVPALSGTGTGTSGLTSPGLTSPGLTSPGLTSPGLTSPSLASPGLTSPGLTPGLTTGLTSPSLSNPGLPPTTPGVGAPGAMPTTPGAGLNPGLTSPAGVAPGLGGPSEVPISAPTGLDPGADGTYPILGDPSTLGGSPAGSGSGGGSGGLVNDLMQAANQLGANQAIDLIKGLVMPAIAQSAQQNAAGGPAAAALPGAAAALPGVAGALPAAAGAAPAAAGALPLPH from the coding sequence GTGCCGAACCGACGCCGACGCAAGCTTTCGACAGCCATGAGCGCGGTCGCCGCCCTGGCAGTGGCGAGTCCTTGCGCATACTTCCTTGTTTACGAATCGACCACCGGCAGCAAGCCGCCCGAGCATCACGAGTTCAAGCGGGCGGCGGTCATGAGCGACCTGCCCGGCGAGCTGATAGGCGCGTTGTCCCAGGGACTGTCGCAGTTCGGGATCAACCTGCCGCCAGTGCCCGCTTTGAGCGGGACTGGTACCGGCACTTCGGGTTTGACCAGCCCGGGTTTGACCAGCCCGGGCTTGACCAGCCCAGGTTTGACCAGTCCGGGCTTGACCAGCCCAAGCTTGGCCAGCCCAGGCTTGACCAGCCCCGGCCTCACCCCGGGCCTGACGACCGGTCTCACCAGCCCCAGCCTCTCCAACCCGGGGCTGCCGCCTACGACACCCGGGGTCGGCGCGCCCGGCGCGATGCCGACGACTCCGGGCGCGGGACTCAACCCCGGGCTGACCAGCCCGGCTGGAGTCGCGCCCGGCCTGGGCGGTCCCAGCGAAGTGCCGATCAGCGCACCGACCGGATTGGACCCGGGCGCCGACGGCACCTACCCGATCCTCGGTGACCCGTCGACGCTGGGCGGTTCGCCGGCCGGCTCGGGCAGCGGTGGCGGCTCCGGCGGGCTCGTCAACGACTTGATGCAGGCCGCCAACCAGCTGGGCGCCAACCAAGCGATCGACCTGATCAAGGGCTTGGTGATGCCCGCCATCGCGCAGAGTGCTCAGCAGAACGCCGCGGGTGGACCGGCCGCGGCCGCGCTGCCGGGTGCCGCCGCTGCCCTGCCGGGTGTCGCCGGTGCCCTGCCGGCCGCCGCAGGTGCCGCGCCAGCCGCGGCCGGTGCCCTGCCACTGCCTCACTAG
- a CDS encoding lysophospholipid acyltransferase family protein: MEPAYGTAIQLARLIWRIQGLKITVEGVENLPKTGGAVIAINHTGYLDFTFAGLPAYQQGLGRKVRFMAKQEVFDHKITGPIMRSLRHIPVDRQDGAASYEAAVRNLKDGELVGVYPEATISRSFEIKEFKSGAARMAVEAGVPIVPLIVWGAQRIWTKGHRKKLLRPKVPIIVLVGEPIEPTLAIEELKGLLHSRMQHLLERAQEHYGPHPAGEFWVPRRLGGGAPSLAEAARMDAEEAAARAARRAQATGAAEQ; encoded by the coding sequence GTGGAACCGGCATACGGGACTGCCATTCAGCTCGCCCGCTTGATTTGGCGCATACAGGGTCTCAAGATCACGGTCGAGGGCGTCGAAAACCTACCGAAAACCGGTGGCGCCGTCATCGCCATCAACCACACCGGCTACCTGGACTTCACCTTCGCGGGTTTGCCCGCCTACCAGCAGGGCCTTGGTCGCAAGGTGCGGTTCATGGCCAAGCAGGAGGTGTTCGACCACAAGATCACCGGGCCGATCATGCGCAGCCTGCGGCATATCCCCGTCGATCGGCAAGACGGGGCCGCGTCATACGAAGCCGCCGTCAGGAACCTGAAGGACGGCGAGCTCGTCGGCGTCTACCCCGAAGCCACGATCAGCCGCAGCTTCGAGATCAAGGAGTTCAAGTCCGGGGCCGCCCGGATGGCCGTCGAGGCCGGGGTGCCGATCGTCCCGCTCATCGTCTGGGGCGCGCAGCGAATCTGGACCAAGGGCCACCGCAAGAAGCTGTTGCGGCCGAAGGTCCCGATCATCGTGCTCGTCGGCGAACCGATCGAACCGACGCTGGCCATCGAGGAATTGAAGGGGCTGTTGCACTCGCGGATGCAGCATTTGCTGGAGCGAGCCCAGGAACACTATGGACCGCATCCGGCCGGCGAGTTCTGGGTGCCGCGCCGGCTGGGCGGCGGTGCCCCGTCGTTAGCTGAAGCGGCTCGCATGGACGCCGAGGAGGCGGCCGCGCGGGCGGCCCGCCGCGCCCAGGCCACCGGGGCGGCGGAGCAGTAA
- a CDS encoding lysophospholipid acyltransferase family protein, giving the protein MAEPTFRALEVLAQLAVAATGSRITYNGEENIPDRGGAVIAINHTGYVDFLPAALAVHRQRRRLRFMIKAEMQKVKVVNFLIRHTRTIPVDRGAGADAYAVAVARLREGELVGVYPEATISRSFELKEFKTGAARMAIDANVPIVPLIVWGAQRIWTKDHPRHIGRHKMPITVQVGVPLKADEDIARTNAALRESMTALLHRAQERYPHPAGAYWVPRRLGGGAPTLTEAAQIEADEAAARSARKAAHRTPHRSR; this is encoded by the coding sequence ATGGCGGAGCCAACCTTTCGCGCTCTCGAGGTCCTGGCCCAGCTGGCGGTTGCGGCGACCGGCAGCCGCATCACTTATAACGGCGAGGAGAACATCCCCGACCGGGGCGGGGCCGTGATCGCGATCAACCACACCGGCTACGTCGACTTCCTGCCCGCCGCGTTGGCCGTGCATCGCCAACGCCGTCGGCTTAGGTTCATGATCAAGGCCGAGATGCAAAAGGTGAAAGTGGTCAACTTCCTGATCAGGCACACCCGCACGATTCCGGTGGACCGTGGCGCCGGGGCGGATGCCTACGCGGTGGCCGTGGCGCGGCTGCGCGAGGGAGAGCTGGTCGGGGTCTACCCTGAGGCCACAATCAGCCGCAGCTTCGAGCTCAAGGAATTCAAAACGGGGGCGGCCCGGATGGCGATCGACGCCAACGTCCCGATCGTGCCGCTCATCGTCTGGGGCGCGCAGCGGATCTGGACCAAGGACCATCCGCGACACATAGGCCGCCACAAAATGCCGATCACCGTGCAGGTGGGCGTGCCGTTAAAGGCCGACGAAGACATCGCCCGCACCAATGCCGCGCTGCGTGAATCGATGACCGCGCTGCTGCACCGGGCGCAGGAGCGGTATCCGCATCCGGCCGGCGCCTACTGGGTGCCGCGCCGGCTCGGCGGCGGCGCCCCGACGTTGACCGAGGCGGCCCAGATAGAGGCCGACGAGGCCGCGGCGCGGTCGGCGCGAAAGGCCGCTCACCGTACCCCGCATCGGTCGCGATAG
- a CDS encoding lysophospholipid acyltransferase family protein, whose translation MAEPFYRLGEWIVPPVVAMQGTKFTFRGLENIPARGGAILAQNHTSYLDWLPPLFAVRERGRRMYFMIKAEMADVKAVNYVIKHARLIPVDRRSGHDAFEVAVERLRAGELIGMHPEATISRSYELREFRTGAARMALEAQVPIVPMIVWGAHRIWPKDRPKKVFRNKVPVTVAAGPPLPPQGTAEELNAVLRQAMNELLYRVQEDYPHPEGELWVPRRLGGAAPTQEDSRAIRLAELQERLEKYGSDGVTRPGHNQSGLH comes from the coding sequence ATGGCAGAGCCGTTTTACCGGTTGGGGGAGTGGATCGTTCCGCCGGTCGTCGCGATGCAGGGAACCAAGTTCACGTTTCGCGGCCTGGAGAACATTCCCGCGCGGGGCGGGGCCATCCTTGCCCAGAACCACACCAGCTACCTCGACTGGCTCCCGCCGCTGTTCGCCGTGCGGGAGCGCGGCCGGCGCATGTACTTCATGATCAAGGCCGAAATGGCCGACGTGAAGGCCGTCAACTATGTGATCAAGCACGCCCGGCTGATTCCGGTGGACCGCAGGTCGGGACACGACGCTTTCGAGGTGGCGGTGGAGCGCCTGCGTGCGGGTGAACTCATCGGGATGCATCCCGAGGCCACGATCAGCCGCAGCTACGAGCTCAGGGAGTTCAGGACCGGGGCCGCGAGGATGGCGCTGGAGGCGCAGGTGCCGATAGTTCCGATGATCGTCTGGGGTGCCCACCGGATTTGGCCCAAGGATCGCCCAAAGAAGGTGTTCCGCAACAAGGTTCCGGTCACCGTGGCCGCCGGCCCGCCGCTTCCGCCGCAGGGCACGGCCGAGGAACTCAACGCCGTGCTGCGGCAAGCGATGAATGAGTTGCTGTACCGGGTGCAGGAGGACTATCCGCATCCCGAGGGCGAGCTCTGGGTGCCGCGACGGCTGGGTGGCGCCGCACCGACCCAGGAAGATTCTCGGGCAATCCGTTTGGCCGAATTGCAGGAGCGGCTGGAAAAGTACGGCAGCGACGGGGTGACGCGGCCCGGGCACAACCAATCCGGATTGCATTGA